DNA sequence from the Cronobacter turicensis z3032 genome:
GCCTGCTGTTTACCGACTCCTTCTTCAGCATGGCCGGGATGATCTTCCCGATGGTCGCCGCCTTCCTGCTGGCGCGCAGCATTGAGTGGTACTGGGTGTACGCCTGCATCGGTCTGGTCTATGTCGCAATTTTCATCCTGACGTTCGGCTGCGATTTCCCGGTACTCGGCAAACATGCCCCGCAGGAAAACAAGCCGGTAGCAAAAGAGAAATGGGGCGTGGGCGTGCTGTTCCTCTCCATCGCCGCGCTCTGCTACATTCTGGGTCAGCTCGGTTTTATCGGCTGGGTGCCGGAATATGCCACCAAAGGCCTCGGCATGAACCTCAACGACGCCGGTACGCTGGTGAGTAACTTCTGGATGTCTTATATGGTCGGCATGTGGGTCTTCAGCTTCGTGCTGCGCTTCTTTGATTTGCAGCGCATCCTGACCGTGCTGGCAGGTCTCGCGACGGTGCTGATGTACTTCTTTATCACCAGCAAGCCGGAACATATGGCGTGGTTCATTCTGGCGCTGGGCTTCTTCTCCAGCGCGATTTACACCACCATCATTACGCTCGGCTCGCAACAGACCAAAGTCTCCTCGCCGAAACTGGTTAACTTCATTCTGACCTGCGGCACCGTCGGCACCATGCTGACCTTTATCGTGACCGGCCCGATTGTGGCGAATCACGGCCCGCAGGCGGCGCTGTTTACCGCCAACGGCCTCTACGCCGTCGTGTTCGTGATGTGCTTCGCGCTGGGCTTTGTCAGCCGTCATCGCCAGCACGCGAAAGCCGCGGCAGCGCATTAAGTTTTGCCTGTCCCTTCCCGGCCGGGAAGGGACATTTTCTCTTATCTTTTCCCCGTCGTTTTTCTCCTCACGATTGCCCTTTCTTGCCACGCATTATCCTGTTCACACCGTAAATGGTTCTGGTGAAAATTCACTCCACCGCGGTTCAAAAAACAGACACTCGCGAAATCCTAATCAATTCCAGCACTTAGAAAAACCTACAAAAATCAAGGAAATACCCATTAAGGGGTATATAAAGATGTAATTGATTTACATCAATAAGCGGGGGTGCTGAATCGTTAAGGTAGGCGGTAATAGAAAAGAAATCGAGGCAAAAATGAGCAAAGTCAGACTCGCTATTATCGGTAACGGCATGGTTGGTCACCGCTTTATCGAAGACCTTCTCGATAAAGCCGATCCAGGCCATTTCGACATCACCGTTTTCTGTGAGGAGCCGCGCATCGCCTATGACCGCGTGCACCTCTCCTCTTACTTCTCCCATCACACCGCTGAAGAGCTGTCGCTGGTCCGCGAAGGCTACTACGACAAGCACGGCGTGAAAGTGCTGGTGGGCGAGCGTGCGATCACCATTAACCGCCAGGAGAAAGTGATCCACTCCAGCGCCGGGCGCACCGTCTTCTACGACAAACTGATCATGGCGACGGGCTCCTACCCGTGGATCCCGCCGATTAAAGGCTCCGAAACCCAGGACTGCTTCGTTTACCGCACCATCGAAGATCTGAACGCGATTGAAGCCTGCGCGCGTCGCAGCAAACGCGGCGCGGTCGTCGGCGGCGGTCTGCTCGGTCTGGAAGCCGCGGGCGCGCTGAAAAACTTAGGCGTCGAAACCCACGTCATCGAATTCGCGCCGATGCTGATGGCGGAACAGCTCGACCAGATGGGCGGCGAGCAGCTGCGCCGTAAGATTGAAAGCATGGGCGTGAGAGTTCACACCAGCAAAAACACCCAGGAGATTGTCCAGCAGGGCACTGAAGCGCGTAAAACCATGCGCTTTGCCGACGGCAGCGAGCTGGAAGTCGACTTCATCGTCTTCTCCACCGGCATCCGTCCGCGCGACAAACTGGCGAAACAGTGCGATCTCGAGATTGCGCCGCGCGGCGGCATCATGATTAACGACCAGTGCCAGACCTCCGACCCGGATATCTACGCTATCGGCGAATGCGCCAGCTGGAACAGCCGCGTGTATGGCCTTGTCGCACCGGGCTACAAAATGGCGCAGGTGGCGGTCGACCACATTCTCGGCAACGCGGGCAACCAGTTTGAAGGCGCGGACCTCAGCGCCAAACTGAAGCTGCTGGGCGTTGACGTCGGCGGCATCGGCGACGCGCATGGCCGCACGCCGAAATCACGCAGCTACGTGTTCCTCGACGAAAGCAAAGAGATCTACAAACGCCTTATCGTCAGCGAGGACAACAAAACGCTGCTCGGCGCGGTGCTGGTGGGCGACACCAGCGATTACGGCAACCTGCTGCAACTGGTGTTGAACGGCATCGAGCTGCCGGAAAATCCGGATTCGCTGATCCTCCCGGCGCACGCAGGCCAGGGCAAACCGTCTATCGGCGTCGATAAACTGCCGGACAGCGCGCAGATTTGCTCCTGCTTCGACGTAACCAAAGGGGCGCTGATCGCCGCCATCAACAAAGGTTGTCATACCGTCGCGGCGCTGAAAGCTGAAACCAAAGCTGGCACCGGCTGCGGCGGCTGCATCCCGCTGGTGACTCAGGTGCTGAACGCCGAACTGGCGAAACAGGGCATCGAAGTGAACAACAACCTGTGCGAGCACTTCGCGTTCTCCCGCCAGGAGCTGTATCACCTCATCCGCGTGGAAGGCATTAAATCGTTCGACGAACTGCTGGCGAAATATGGCAAAGGCTACGGCTGCGAAGTCTGTAAGCCGACCGTCGGCTCGCTGCTGGCGTCCTGCTGGAATGAGTACATTCTCAAGCCGCAGCACACGCCGCTACAGGATACTAACGACAACTTCCTGGCGAATATCCAGAAAGATGGCACTTACTCCGTGATCCCGCGCTCTGCTGGCGGCGAAATCACCCCGGAAGGGCTAATGGAAGTGGGCCGTATCGCCCGCGAATTTAACCTCTACACCAAAATCACCGGCTCCCAGCGCATCGGCCTGTTCGGCGCACAGAAAGACGACCTGCCGGAAATCTGGCGTCAGCTGATTGCCGCAGGCTTCGAAACCGGCCACGCCTATGCCAAAGCGCTGCGCATGGCGAAAACCTGCGTCGGCAGTACCTGGTGCCGTTACGGCGTCGGCGACAGCGTGGGCTTCGGCGTTGAGCTGGAAAACCGCTACAAAGGCATCCGCACGCCGCACAAAATGAAATTCGGCGTCTCCGGCTGTACGCGTGAATGCGCCGAGGCGCAGGGCAAAGATGTCGGTATTATCGCCACCGAAAAAGGCTGGAACCTCTATGTCTGCGGCAACGGCGGCATGAAACCGCGCCACGCTGATTTGCTGGCGGCGGATCTCGATAAAGAGACCCTGGTGCGCTATCTCGACCGCTTCATGATGTTCTACATCCGCACCGCGGACAAACTGACCCGTACCGCGCCGTGGCTGGACAACATGGAAGGCGGCATCGACTACCTGAAACGCGTCATCATCGACGACAAACTGGGCCTGAACAGCCAGCTGGAAGCCGAAATGGCGCGTCTGCGCGAAGCGGTAATTTGCGAGTGGACCGAAACGGTCAACGATCCGCAGGCGCAGGGCCGCTTTAAACACTTCGTGAACAGCGATCGCCGCGACCCGAACGTGCAGGTGGTGCCGGAGCGCCAGCAGCACCGTCCGGCCACGCCGTATGAGCGCATCCCTGTCACCTTCGTGGAGGAAACCGTATGAGTCAGTGGAACACGATTTGTTCGCTCGATGAGATTATCCCGGCGACCGGCGTTTGCGCGCTGGTCGGCAAAAACCAGGTGGCGATTTTCCGCCCGCGCGCGAATGACGAGGTTTACGCCATCAGCAACATCGACCCGTTCTTTGAGGCCAGCGTGTTGTCGCGCGGCATCATCGCCGAACATCAGGGCGATTTATGGGTGGCGAGCCCGCTGAAAAAGCAGCGCTTCCGCCTGCGCGATGGGCTGTGTATGGAAGATGAAAGCCGTTCAGTGGCGCACTTTGAGGCGCGCGTGAAGGAGGGTCAGGTACAGGTGAAGGCGTAACGCAAAAAGGCAGGCGGGTGGCGCTTCGCTTACCCGCCCCGGATGCCGGTCTTCTGACACCCCAGGGTGGATAAGCGCAGCGCATCCATCCCGGTTTTCAAATAGCAATAACCGCCCTTCGCAAAGGGCGTTGTAAAGCAGAGAGGCTCAAGCCTCCGCTTATGAAAAGCGTCATCGGCGTTTGCATTACAGGGACGCCCGTTACGGACAACAACAATTACGCGCGCAACAAACAGCGCGCCGCTCTGAATCACCTTTTTCGTTTCTTAATTTTTTACTTTCACTCACTTTTTAGGATAACCACTATGTTTACCGACACGATCAATAAGTGCGCGGCCAATGCGGCCCGCATCGCTCGCCTCTCGGCAAATAATCCTCTGGGCTTCTGGGTCAGCTCCGCGATGGCGGGCGCTTACGTCGGGCTCGGCATTATTTTAATTTTCACCCTCGGCAATCTGCTTGACCCTTCCGTTCGCCCGCTGGTGATGGGCGCCACGTTCGGCATCGCGCTGACTCTGGTTATCATCGCCGGTTCCGAGCTTTTCACCGGCCACACGATGTTTCTGACGCTCGGCGTCAAAGCGGGCACCATCAGCCATGGTCAGATGTGGGCAATCCTCCCGCAGACCTGGCTTGGCAATCTGGTCGGCTCGGTGTTTGTCGCGCTGCTTTACAGCTGGGGCGGCGGCAGCCTGCTGCCGGTCGACACCAGCCTCGTCCATACCGTCGCGCTCGCAAAAACCAGCGCGCCGGCGATGGCGCTGTTCTTTAAAGGCGCGCTGTGCAACTGGCTGGTGTGTCTCGCTATCTGGATGGCGATCCGCACCGAAGGGGCGGCGAAATTTATCGCCATCTGGTGGTGTCTGCTGGCCTTTATCGCTTCGGGCTATGAGCACTCCGTCGCTAACATGACGCTGTTCGCGCTCTCCTGGTTTGGTCATCACAACGAGGCTTTCACGCTTAGTGGTATCGGCCATAACCTCTTGTGGGTAACCCTCGGCAATACCCTCTCTGGCGCCGTGTTCATGGGTTTGGGTTACTGGTATGCTACCCCGAAAGCGGAGCGCCCGCAGCCTGCCGCCCACACCGCACCAGAAACCGCCCGTTAAGCCCGATAAGAAGGATACGCCGTGGATCACCTGCCGATATTTTGTCAGTTACGTCATCGCGCCTGCCTGCTGGTCGGCGGCGGCGATGTCGCAGAACGTAAGGCGCGTCTGCTGCTGGAGGCAGGCGCTGCGCTTACGGTCAACGCGCTCGCGTTCGCGCCGCAGTTTGAAGCCTGGGCTGAACAGGGCATGCTGCGCCTGGCGCAGGGCGAGTTTGACGCCACGCTTCTTGATGAGTGCTGGCTGGTGATCGCCGCGACGGATGACGACGCGGTGAATAATCAGGTCAGCGAGGCTGCCGAAGCGCGGCGTATCTTCTGCAACGTGGTGGATGCGCCGAAACAGGCGAGCTTCATCATGCCGTCGATTATCGACCGCTCGCCGCTGATGGTGGCCGTCTCTTCCGGCGGCACGTCACCGGTGCTGGCGCGCCTGCTGCGTGAAAAGCTCGAAGCGCTGCTTCCGCAGCACCTCGGCAAGGTCGCCGGTTATGCCGGGCAACTGCGCCGTCGCGTGAAGCAAACCTTCGCCTCTGTCAGTGAGCGCCGCCGCTTCTGGGAAAAATTCTTCGTGAACGACCGCCTCGCGCAGTCGCTTGCCAATGACGATGAACAGGCCGTCGCCCGTATTACCGAAACGCTGCTGAGCGAACCGCTTGATGACCGCGGCGAAGTCGTGCTGGTAGGCGCCGGGCCTGGCGATCCGGGTTTGCTGACGCTCAAAGGGCTCCAGCAGATCCAGCAGGCGGATATCGTGGTCTACGACCGCCTGGTGTCCGATGAGATTATGAATCTGGTGCGCCGCGACGCCGATCGCGTGTTTGTCGGCAAACGTGCGGGCTATCACTGCGTGCCGCAGGAGGAGATCAACCAGATCCTGCTGCGCGAAGCCCAGCGCGGCAAACGCGTTGTGCGCCTGAAAGGCGGCGATCCGTTTATCTTCGGGCGCGGCGGCGAGGAGCTGGAAACGCTCTGCGACGCAGGCATTCCTTTCTCCGTGGTACCTGGCATCACCGCGGCGTCGGGCTGTTCAGCCTACGCCGGGCTGCCGCTGACCCACCGCGATTACGCCCAGAGCGTGCGTCTGGTCACCGGGCATCTGAAAAACGGCGGTGAGTTTGACTGGCATAATCTCGCCGCGGAAAAACAGACGCTGGTGTTCTACATGGGGTTAAACCAGGCCGCGGCTATTCAGGAAAAACTCATCGAACACGGTATGGATCCACAGATGCCGGTGGCGCTGGTCGAAAATGGCACCAGCGTAAAACAACGCGTCGTTACCGGTGTTCTGACCGAGCTTGGCGCGCTGGCGCAGCGTGTGGAAAGCCCAAGCCTGATTATCGTCGGCCGCGTTGTGGCGCTACGCGATAAGCTCAACTGGTTCTCGTCTAAATAATCTCTTCTCAGGCCAGCGCCGCTGGCCTCAAAATTTCTTTCCTTATTTTTCAAACACATAACAAATAAATATATTACATATCGCTAACATACAGCGATTTTGTGATCTGCCTCGCCAATACTATTCATCATGTGTTGTTATATTGGTTATGCGTCATCTCATTATGAAAACAGCCTGACGGCATTCCACAACCCCTATACCGGGTCGTGCGGCCTCCTGCTGCCTTCATCCGGGCGACGCGCTCTGAATCCTACAACCCTGTTCAATACTAAAAAGGTAACGATATGGAAGGCCAGGAACTCCAACGCAAGCTCGGCTTCTGGGCCGTGCTGGCCATTTCCGTCGGAACGACCGTCGGTTCCGGTATTTTCGTTTCGGTTGGTGAAGTGGCGAAAGCGGCAGGCACGCCGTGGCTCACGGTGCTCGCTTTTGTGATTGGCGGTTTGATTGTGATCCCGCAGATGTGCGTTTACGCGGAGCTCTCTACCGCTTACCCCGAGAATGGCGCAGATTACGTGTATCTCAAAAATGCCGGCAGCCGCCCGCTGGCGTTTCTTTCCGGCTGGGCCAGCTTCTGGGCCAACGACGCGCCGTCGCTCTCCATTATGGCGCTCGCCATCGTCAGTAATTTCGGTTTTCTGGTGCCGCTCGATCCGCTCACCGGCAAGCTTGTCGCCACCGGGCTGATCCTCGCCTTTATGCTGCTGCACCTGCGCTCGGTGGAGGGCGGCGCCACATTCCAGACGCTGATTACCATCGCCAAAATCATTCCTTTCGCGATTGTGATTGGCATCGGCGTTTTCTGGCTGAAGGGCGATAACTTCACGGCGCCTGCCAGCAGCGCCACCACCAGCACGGCGGCAGGCATTATGGCGCTGCTGGCGGGCATCTCGGCCACCAGCTGGTCCTACACCGGTATGGCATCCATCTGCTACATGACCGGCGAAATCAAAAACCCCGGCAAAACCATGCCGCGGGCGCTGATTGGCTCCTGCCTGCTGGTGCTGGTGCTCTACTCGCTACTGGCGCTGGTTATCTCCGGGCTGATGCCGTTTGACAAGCTCGCCGCCTCCGAAACGCCGATTTCCGACGCGCTGACCTACATTCCGGCGCTCGGCAGCGTGGCGGGCGTGTTTGTCGCCATTACCGCCATGATCGTTATTCTGGGTTCGCTCTCCAGCTGCGTGATGTACCAGCCGCGCCTCGAATACGCGATGGCGAAAGACAATCTCTTTTTCAAATGTTTCGGCCACGTGCACCCGAAGTACAACACGCCGGATGTCTCCATCATTTTGCAGTGCGCGCTGGGCATTTTCTTCATCTTCGTGTCAGACCTCACCAGCCTGCTCGGCTATTTCACGCTGGTGATGTGCTTTAAAAACACGCTCACCTTCGGCTCCATCATCTGGTGTCGCAAACGAGAGGACTACAAACCGCTGTGGCGCACGCCGGCCTTCGGCCTGATGACCTTCGCCGCCATCGCGTCAAGCCTGATTCTGGTCGCTTCCACCTTCGTGTGGGCGCCGGTTCCCGGCCTTATCTGCGCCCTGATTGTTATTGCCACCGGCCTGCCCGCTTACGTCTTCTGGGAAAAGCGCAACCGCCGTCTGGCTCATGTTTCTTAACCCTGTCTGGAGAGTTGTTTCATGCTGAATATCGATAAAAGCACCGTGGATTTCCTGGTCACCGAAAATATGGTTCAGGAAGTGGAGAAGATTCTGGAGAAGGATGTGCCCCGCGTGCACGCCATCGTGGATGAGATGATCAACCGCGGCATCGACCGCATCTATTTCGTCGCCTGCGGCTCGCCGCTTAACGCGGCGCAGACGGCGAAGCACCTGGCGGACCGTTACTCGAGCCTTCAGGTTTACGCGCTTTCCGGCTGGGAGTTCTGCGACAACACGCCGCACCGCCTCGATGCGAAATGCGCGGTGATTGGCGTCTCCGACTATGGCAAAACCGAAGAAGTGATCAAAGCGCTGGCGCTGGGCGCCGCCTGCGGCGCGCTGACCGCCGCGTTCACCAAGCGCCCGGACAGCCCGATTGTACAGGCCGCCGAACATGTGGTGGCGTATGAAGCTGACTGCATCTGGGAAATCCACCTGCTGCTCTGCTACAGCGTGGTGCTGGAGATGATCACCCGCCAGGCGCCGCACGCCGAGATCGGCAAAATCAAAAACGACTTGCGCAAGCTGCCGCAGGCGCTGGGCCATCTGGTGCGCACCTGGGAAGACAAGGGTCGCCAGCTCGGCGAGCAGGCGTCGCAGTGGCCGATGATCTACACCGTCTCCGCGGGCCCGCTGCGTCCGCTTGGCTACAAAGAAGGGATCGTGACGCTGATGGAGTTCACCTGGACGCACGGTTCGGTGATTGAGAGCGGCGAATTCCGCCACGGGCCGCTGGAGATAGTCGAGCCGGGCGTGCCGTTCCTCTTCCTGCTTGGCAATGATGAGAGCCGCCACACCACCGAGCGCGCTATCCGCTTTGTGCGCGAGCGTACCGATAACGTCATCGTTATCGACTACGCGGAGATTTCCCAGGGGCTGCACCCGTGGCTCGCGCCGTTCCTGATGTTCGTGCCGATGGAGTGGCTCTGCTACTACCTCTCCATCTACAAAGACCACAACCCGGACGACCGTCGCTACTACGGCGGCATTGTCGAGTATTAATCCCCTGCCCGGCCTCTGCGGGGGGCCGGGACATTCATGCAAGGAGAAGGGTTATGAAAACGGGTATGTTTACCTGCGGGCATCAGCGACTGCCGCTGGAGCACGCCTTTCGCGACGCGCACGAACTGGGCTATGACGGGCTGGAGCTGTGGGGCGGCAGGCCGCACGCGTTTGCGCCGGATCTTAAAGCAGGCGGCATTCGCCAGGTGAAAGAACTGTCGCGCGTTTATCAGA
Encoded proteins:
- the nirD gene encoding Nitrite reductase [NAD(P)H] small subunit gives rise to the protein MSQWNTICSLDEIIPATGVCALVGKNQVAIFRPRANDEVYAISNIDPFFEASVLSRGIIAEHQGDLWVASPLKKQRFRLRDGLCMEDESRSVAHFEARVKEGQVQVKA
- the frlB gene encoding Fructoselysine 6-phosphate deglycase: MESCFMLNIDKSTVDFLVTENMVQEVEKILEKDVPRVHAIVDEMINRGIDRIYFVACGSPLNAAQTAKHLADRYSSLQVYALSGWEFCDNTPHRLDAKCAVIGVSDYGKTEEVIKALALGAACGALTAAFTKRPDSPIVQAAEHVVAYEADCIWEIHLLLCYSVVLEMITRQAPHAEIGKIKNDLRKLPQALGHLVRTWEDKGRQLGEQASQWPMIYTVSAGPLRPLGYKEGIVTLMEFTWTHGSVIESGEFRHGPLEIVEPGVPFLFLLGNDESRHTTERAIRFVRERTDNVIVIDYAEISQGLHPWLAPFLMFVPMEWLCYYLSIYKDHNPDDRRYYGGIVEY
- the frlA gene encoding Putative fructoselysine transporter frlA, whose product is MEGQELQRKLGFWAVLAISVGTTVGSGIFVSVGEVAKAAGTPWLTVLAFVIGGLIVIPQMCVYAELSTAYPENGADYVYLKNAGSRPLAFLSGWASFWANDAPSLSIMALAIVSNFGFLVPLDPLTGKLVATGLILAFMLLHLRSVEGGATFQTLITIAKIIPFAIVIGIGVFWLKGDNFTAPASSATTSTAAGIMALLAGISATSWSYTGMASICYMTGEIKNPGKTMPRALIGSCLLVLVLYSLLALVISGLMPFDKLAASETPISDALTYIPALGSVAGVFVAITAMIVILGSLSSCVMYQPRLEYAMAKDNLFFKCFGHVHPKYNTPDVSIILQCALGIFFIFVSDLTSLLGYFTLVMCFKNTLTFGSIIWCRKREDYKPLWRTPAFGLMTFAAIASSLILVASTFVWAPVPGLICALIVIATGLPAYVFWEKRNRRLAHVS
- the tsgA gene encoding Protein tsgA homolog, with product MTNSNRIKLTWISFFSYALTGALVIVTGMVMGNIAEYFKLPVSSMSNTFTFLNAGILISIFLNAWLMEIVPLKTQLRFGFVLMVLAVVALMFSQSLMLFSAAMFVLGLVSGITMSIGTFLITHMYEGRQRGSRLLFTDSFFSMAGMIFPMVAAFLLARSIEWYWVYACIGLVYVAIFILTFGCDFPVLGKHAPQENKPVAKEKWGVGVLFLSIAALCYILGQLGFIGWVPEYATKGLGMNLNDAGTLVSNFWMSYMVGMWVFSFVLRFFDLQRILTVLAGLATVLMYFFITSKPEHMAWFILALGFFSSAIYTTIITLGSQQTKVSSPKLVNFILTCGTVGTMLTFIVTGPIVANHGPQAALFTANGLYAVVFVMCFALGFVSRHRQHAKAAAAH
- the cysG2 gene encoding Siroheme synthase 2, producing MDHLPIFCQLRHRACLLVGGGDVAERKARLLLEAGAALTVNALAFAPQFEAWAEQGMLRLAQGEFDATLLDECWLVIAATDDDAVNNQVSEAAEARRIFCNVVDAPKQASFIMPSIIDRSPLMVAVSSGGTSPVLARLLREKLEALLPQHLGKVAGYAGQLRRRVKQTFASVSERRRFWEKFFVNDRLAQSLANDDEQAVARITETLLSEPLDDRGEVVLVGAGPGDPGLLTLKGLQQIQQADIVVYDRLVSDEIMNLVRRDADRVFVGKRAGYHCVPQEEINQILLREAQRGKRVVRLKGGDPFIFGRGGEELETLCDAGIPFSVVPGITAASGCSAYAGLPLTHRDYAQSVRLVTGHLKNGGEFDWHNLAAEKQTLVFYMGLNQAAAIQEKLIEHGMDPQMPVALVENGTSVKQRVVTGVLTELGALAQRVESPSLIIVGRVVALRDKLNWFSSK
- the nirB gene encoding Nitrite reductase [NAD(P)H] large subunit, which translates into the protein MSKVRLAIIGNGMVGHRFIEDLLDKADPGHFDITVFCEEPRIAYDRVHLSSYFSHHTAEELSLVREGYYDKHGVKVLVGERAITINRQEKVIHSSAGRTVFYDKLIMATGSYPWIPPIKGSETQDCFVYRTIEDLNAIEACARRSKRGAVVGGGLLGLEAAGALKNLGVETHVIEFAPMLMAEQLDQMGGEQLRRKIESMGVRVHTSKNTQEIVQQGTEARKTMRFADGSELEVDFIVFSTGIRPRDKLAKQCDLEIAPRGGIMINDQCQTSDPDIYAIGECASWNSRVYGLVAPGYKMAQVAVDHILGNAGNQFEGADLSAKLKLLGVDVGGIGDAHGRTPKSRSYVFLDESKEIYKRLIVSEDNKTLLGAVLVGDTSDYGNLLQLVLNGIELPENPDSLILPAHAGQGKPSIGVDKLPDSAQICSCFDVTKGALIAAINKGCHTVAALKAETKAGTGCGGCIPLVTQVLNAELAKQGIEVNNNLCEHFAFSRQELYHLIRVEGIKSFDELLAKYGKGYGCEVCKPTVGSLLASCWNEYILKPQHTPLQDTNDNFLANIQKDGTYSVIPRSAGGEITPEGLMEVGRIAREFNLYTKITGSQRIGLFGAQKDDLPEIWRQLIAAGFETGHAYAKALRMAKTCVGSTWCRYGVGDSVGFGVELENRYKGIRTPHKMKFGVSGCTRECAEAQGKDVGIIATEKGWNLYVCGNGGMKPRHADLLAADLDKETLVRYLDRFMMFYIRTADKLTRTAPWLDNMEGGIDYLKRVIIDDKLGLNSQLEAEMARLREAVICEWTETVNDPQAQGRFKHFVNSDRRDPNVQVVPERQQHRPATPYERIPVTFVEETV
- the nirC gene encoding Probable nitrite transporter; amino-acid sequence: MNHLFRFLIFYFHSLFRITTMFTDTINKCAANAARIARLSANNPLGFWVSSAMAGAYVGLGIILIFTLGNLLDPSVRPLVMGATFGIALTLVIIAGSELFTGHTMFLTLGVKAGTISHGQMWAILPQTWLGNLVGSVFVALLYSWGGGSLLPVDTSLVHTVALAKTSAPAMALFFKGALCNWLVCLAIWMAIRTEGAAKFIAIWWCLLAFIASGYEHSVANMTLFALSWFGHHNEAFTLSGIGHNLLWVTLGNTLSGAVFMGLGYWYATPKAERPQPAAHTAPETAR